The sequence CGGGCGTCGCCGCCCTCCGCCGCTTGGGCGCGCTCGACGCGGTGCTCGCCGCCGGCCCCGCGCCGCTGGACGGGTGGCGCATCGCCGCGGATGACCACGCATTCGAGGGCCGCTTCCCAAGGGGCGTGCGGGGACTGGGGATCCCGCGCGAAGTGCTGGACACGATCCTCCTGAACCACGCGCGCCAGGCCGGGGCCCAGGTCCGCACGGGGCTGAAGGTCACGGACCTGGTTCGGCGCGCGGGACGGGTGGCGGGCGTGGTGACGGACGCGGGTGAGATCCACGCGCGGATGGTTGTCGGCGCGGACGGGCTGCGCTCCGTGGTCGTGCGGCGACTGGACCTGCTGCGGCGCGGCCCCAAGCTGCGGAAGCTCGCGCTGACGGCGCATGTGCGGGGGCTCGCGGCCCTTCGCGGGCGCGGGGAGCTGCAGGCGCGCGGGTGCGGCTGCCTGGGCGTGGCGGAGGTCGGCGGAGGGCTGGCGAACGTGACGGTCGTGGCGTCCGGACACGAGATGCACGAGGTCGGCGGCGGGCGCGAGGCATACTTCGATTCAGCGCTCCGTAGTTACGGCCTCCATGGCGTCCAGCGAGTGGACGAGGTGCTGGCGACAGGCCCGTTCGACTGGCCGGTGCGCCGGGCGGTGGCGGATGGTGCCCTGCTGGTCGGTGACGCAGCGGGCTACTTCGACCCGTTCACCGGCCAGGGCATCTACCGCGCCCTCCGCGGGGCCGAACTGGCGGCCCCGGCGATCGACCACGCGCTCCGGACCGGGAACGTTTCCGCAGACGCGCTCGGCTCGTACGAGCGAGCCCGCCGGCGTGCCTTCGCCCCGGGGGAGCGGCTTCAGCACATGATCGAGGCGTTCGTCGCGCGCCCGGAGCTGCTCCGGTGGGCCGCGGACCGCTTCGCCCGGCGCCCCGCACTCGG comes from Longimicrobium sp. and encodes:
- a CDS encoding NAD(P)/FAD-dependent oxidoreductase, whose protein sequence is GVAALRRLGALDAVLAAGPAPLDGWRIAADDHAFEGRFPRGVRGLGIPREVLDTILLNHARQAGAQVRTGLKVTDLVRRAGRVAGVVTDAGEIHARMVVGADGLRSVVVRRLDLLRRGPKLRKLALTAHVRGLAALRGRGELQARGCGCLGVAEVGGGLANVTVVASGHEMHEVGGGREAYFDSALRSYGLHGVQRVDEVLATGPFDWPVRRAVADGALLVGDAAGYFDPFTGQGIYRALRGAELAAPAIDHALRTGNVSADALGSYERARRRAFAPGERLQHMIEAFVARPELLRWAADRFARRPALGDAIIRATGDVNPIRSLLRPSLLAQLVA